GCAGACTGGGAGTTTGTTGAGTTGGCTCTGTTTGACGTTCGCGTGCAGTTGGCTTCTCTTGCGCTTTTTTGGCAAGCCTGCCGCCGCGTTGCACGATGGTTACGCCTCCGCCATCGATCCGAACCCGCCTATTCTCTGGCCGTGGTTGAAATGGCTCGACGTCACGCCAACGCATGTTCCCGACAGGAATTTTGTGGGTGCCTCCTTGCTGGGCTTGCGCCCGATTCGACCTGAAAACCGCGCCAATGCCCTAAGCGCTTACCCGCCTCTCAACACCCTTGAACGCCGCTTTGTCGATCTGGTGCTGGCGCATCCGCATCTCGCTCGCCTGGAAAAAATCGGCGAATCCACCGGCTGGCGGCTGCCGATTTGGGGCATCCGGCTTTCAGATCATCCCGAACGTGATGAAGATGAACCGGCGGTTTTGTTTACCGGCGTGCATCATGCGCGCGAGCCGCTCGGCGCTTTGATTTGCGCGGCGATTTTGGATGAGCTTCTCGCCAATTACGGCAAAAGCGAACGCCATACCCGTCTCGTCGATAGCTTGGAAATTTGGCTGGTGCCGCTTGTGAATCCCGACGGCTACGAATACATCATTCGCAATCAGCTTCAATTTCCCTGGTGGCGGAAGAATCTGCGTGACAACAATGGCGACGGCGTTTTTGATCCGCTGGTCGACGGCGTTGATTTGAACCGCAATTATGATTTTAATTGGGAGGAGGGCGGCGACGGCAACCCGGCGAGCTGGTTCTATCGCGGCAGCAGCCCGTTCTCGGAAAAAGAAATTCAGGCGCTGCGCGATTTGGCCTGGCGCGAAAATTTTCTCGTCGGCGTTTCTTATCACAGCTACGGCGAGTCCGTGCTTTACCCGTGGGGCAATTATCACCGGCCGCCGGATCAGGAATTGATTTTTGACATCGCCCAGCGCTGCGCCGAGAAAATCGGCCGGCTTTCCGGCAGCGGCGGGTACAATGTTTTGCCGCTGAACGGCCGCGTCGGCCAAAGCTCGATCTGGATGTACGGCGAGCTGGGCGCGATGGATTATATCATCGAAACCGGCGAGACTTATTTTGCCGCGCCGGAGGATATTCCGCGCATAGCCCGTGAGAATGTGGAGGGCGCGCTGTTTCTGCTGGAGCGCGCGCTCGGCAGCGGCGTGAGCGGCCACGTTCGCGACCGCTTGACCGGAAAACCCATTGCCGCGGAGATTCATGTGAATGGCTGCGAGGCCTCTTATGTCAAATGCCGGCGCTCGGATGCCGTTCATGGCCGCTTTGATCGCCTGCTGTTTCCGGGAAATTACACCATGGAAATTCGTGCGCCCGGCTATAAAACCGAAGTCCTGGCCGCTGTGCCGGTTCGGCAAAATGCCATGACGCCGCTGGAGATTACGCTGATGCGGCAACCATCATCGCTGCTGCCCAGCGCGCATTGAACCTTTTGAGATTCCGGCTTGACGGCGTGATGAAAAATAAAAATCTCATTGCGATGAGTTTCGAATTTTGTTATAATATTCAAAAAGCAAAGCAGTCAACATGTTTATTGGAAGGGAGTGGAAAAAGATGAAGTTTTGGCAAGGCTTTGTGGCAGGAGTTTTGGCGACGATTGTGATCATGGTTCGCTTGCAGCCCGTGTCGGTTTCACCAGTTCATGGATGGCAGGAAGCGTTTTATCAAGGCAAAATGGTTTTTGTAAAAACAGCAGAAGAAAATTTGCGCGCCACTCCGGCCCCCACCGGCGAGAAAATCGGCGTGCTTTCCAAAGGCGCCGGCATGGTGGTTTTAGAGGAGCAGGACAAGTGGCTGTTTGTCAATCTGCGCGGATTTATTTTGAAGGAATCGGTCACCGGCGAGCGCGGCGTATTGCGTGGCCAAGCCTACCGCGCCGCCATGATTTTGGTTAAAACCGAAGCGGAGGCGCAGGAGCTTCTCAAGCAATTACAAGCCGGCGGCGATTTTGCCAAGCTTGCCGCACAAAAGTCGATTGCGCCCAACCGGGATCGCGGCGGCGATTTGGGCGATGCCTACCCCGGCGATTTCTCCAAAGAATTCGAAACCGTCATTCTCGCCTTGAAAGTCGGGGAGATCAGCGGGGTGATTAAAACCGACAACGGCTTTCAAATTTTTAAGCGGCTGAAATGAAATCTTGACCGGCCGCTGTTGCAATTGAGACAGATGTTACGATGGCGACCGGTCAATGGTTTTCAGAAAATAGAAAGTGGTCACGCGGCTAGCGGCCTCGATTTTTCAATCCTTCCGTGAACGAGGCCGCTTGTCCTTTTTACCCAATCGCGCCTGAACGCCGAGTTGTACATTCCCTCATCGAGAATAATTTTCGCCATTGCCAGCAGCACCGCGGCCTCGCTGCCGGGATGTGTCGCCAGCCAATAATCCGCCATGCTCGCGGTATTCGAGAGGCGCGGATCCAGCACTGCCAGCTTGGCGCCGTTCATCATGTCTTCGATGTAGCTTTTCGGTGATTTTTTCGATGAGGGAGGGGGAGTGTGTTGTGGACATGGGAGGAGCTTTCGGTTTTCTATTTGAAATTTCGATTGTGCTTTTACTTGAGCGCTTTGATCTTCTCGACCAGGCGCTGATAGTCTGCCAACATCTCCGGCTTCTCCAACGCTTCGGCGAATTGCGAGAGCCAGTAGGTGATATAGCTCTCGTCGAGTTTGCCGCGCTGCTCAATCAGCAAAGCTTCAACATCAGGCCAATCTTTGCCACGACCCGCAATCACCTTTTGGATGATCAAATCTTCGGCGGAACAAACCCAAACGGGGAATCCATTGAGCTTCCGGCGGACAGCGCGAGAGATGATCTGTTCTTCATAGCCCGGCGCGGTCAGCAGAAAATCAACGATCACTTCATCGATTTCGACAGCAATGATAAAAGGATTTTGAGGAGCATGTTGCCGTGCGGGTTTGGAAAAGACGCGCGTCAACAGCGCGCGAACACCGGCATAATCAAGATTTGACACCAGCACTTTGATATCAACATCCTGCGTCACTCTCACCACGCCCCATTGCGAGAGCGCAATCCCGCCAATAATTGCATAGCGATGGCCGTGGTCTTCTAAAACTTTGATGGCTTTACGCAGTGGCGTTTTGAGTCTTTTGGGCACGCGCGCGCCGCCACGCCTCGAACTTTTGGATTTTGGCATAATAATCTTCCCATTCCTGCAGACGCAATTTCAGCCGCAACTCGCTTTGGCGCGGCGACGTATTCATGGCGAACTCCCATAAATCGACGTACTGCTGCCACGCCTCTTTTGGCGAAAGCTTGCCGGCGTTGCGCGCGCGATCAACCAATTCAAACTCATTCCACTCGCGATACGCTTCCAGCATTTTGCGATAAAACTCTTTGTCGATTGCCATGACGGAACCATGTTTTACGTTAAACGAAAACGGAAATTTTCGCGTGATTGAAGCAACGCCTGCGTGAAACATAAGATAGCCAATCGGCTATTGCGTCGCAAGGATTTTTTCAGCAGCGCAGGCAGCGGTAAGGCCTCAGTTACTGGGGCTGTCATGCTCAAAGCATCTTGTTACAATCAAGCACGGTGCTGATTTGAAACAAGATTCCTCTGAAAATAAGTTCGTCGTTGCGCCTTTAGGCGTCGGGCTCCCGACAAAAGTTGAACGCCTGAAGGCGACACTACAAACGTTCCTCTGAAAATAAGTTCGTCGTTGCGCCTTTAGGCGTCGGGCTCCCGACAAAAGTTAAACGCCTGAAGGCGACACAACAAACGTTTATTTTCATCATTATCGGGTGCCGCGCCCGGCATGGGCCATTACCACGAAAATGCCGTAGCGCAGGCTTCCAGCCTGCATGCAGACAAGATGTCTGCGCTACATTTTCATCGTGATGGGTGTGCAAACGTATATGACAATTCTTTCCAGAATGACGTCTCTCTCCCCGCATGATTGAAGCCTTACAGGCCCGTTGCCTCAAAATAAAATGTTACCCAAATGATGTCAAGAAAAGCAGGCGATTTGACTCAGTTATTTTTTATTGTTGTATTTTTATTAACAAGCTCAAGAATATTTTTAATTTTTATTTTCAT
This DNA window, taken from candidate division KSB1 bacterium, encodes the following:
- a CDS encoding M14 family zinc carboxypeptidase, with protein sequence MNRNTQPSHRRLVDLTSSFLQTGSLLSWLCLTFACSWLLLRFFGKPAAALHDGYASAIDPNPPILWPWLKWLDVTPTHVPDRNFVGASLLGLRPIRPENRANALSAYPPLNTLERRFVDLVLAHPHLARLEKIGESTGWRLPIWGIRLSDHPERDEDEPAVLFTGVHHAREPLGALICAAILDELLANYGKSERHTRLVDSLEIWLVPLVNPDGYEYIIRNQLQFPWWRKNLRDNNGDGVFDPLVDGVDLNRNYDFNWEEGGDGNPASWFYRGSSPFSEKEIQALRDLAWRENFLVGVSYHSYGESVLYPWGNYHRPPDQELIFDIAQRCAEKIGRLSGSGGYNVLPLNGRVGQSSIWMYGELGAMDYIIETGETYFAAPEDIPRIARENVEGALFLLERALGSGVSGHVRDRLTGKPIAAEIHVNGCEASYVKCRRSDAVHGRFDRLLFPGNYTMEIRAPGYKTEVLAAVPVRQNAMTPLEITLMRQPSSLLPSAH
- a CDS encoding peptidylprolyl isomerase → MKFWQGFVAGVLATIVIMVRLQPVSVSPVHGWQEAFYQGKMVFVKTAEENLRATPAPTGEKIGVLSKGAGMVVLEEQDKWLFVNLRGFILKESVTGERGVLRGQAYRAAMILVKTEAEAQELLKQLQAGGDFAKLAAQKSIAPNRDRGGDLGDAYPGDFSKEFETVILALKVGEISGVIKTDNGFQIFKRLK
- a CDS encoding nucleotidyltransferase, with protein sequence MPKRLKTPLRKAIKVLEDHGHRYAIIGGIALSQWGVVRVTQDVDIKVLVSNLDYAGVRALLTRVFSKPARQHAPQNPFIIAVEIDEVIVDFLLTAPGYEEQIISRAVRRKLNGFPVWVCSAEDLIIQKVIAGRGKDWPDVEALLIEQRGKLDESYITYWLSQFAEALEKPEMLADYQRLVEKIKALK